CTCCATTCTTAGCGTCCTCGCCAATGGGTTAGCCTCTAAACGATCAAGCGGAATCTGCTCACCCGTTTTTTCACACACTCCATAGCTACCCGTTTGTAATTTTTCGAGCGCATGCTGAACTTCCTCATATTCATGACGCAGCTGAGCATGGAGCGCCATGTCCTTCTCACGCTCATACAGGTCAGTCGCAGAATCAGCAGGATGATTATCATATTGTGACAGTTCACCGGTTGATGCAGAAAGCGACTCCATTTTTTCAGATTCAAGATGATCATCTAACCGCTTTTTTAACGATTGTTCCTGATTAGTGAGTTGTTCTTTAATTTTTGAGTAATCATTCATATTATAGGGCTCCTTTTTACTATCGATTCCTTTTAGAATGACCAAAAATGGAACATTTCATGAGTGGGAGGTTGAGTGAAATAAGTATTCTGCTGGGGGAATTTAGCTTTTTAGTGATGAGTGGTGCTTTTTAATGATCTCTGGGTTCTCTTTACCGATATCCGCCTCTTTTTACCGATATCCCGCTCTCTTTACCGATATCCGCCTCTCTTTACCGATATCACGCTCTCTTTACCGATATCCCGCTCTCTTTACCGATATCCCGCTCTCTTTACCGATATCCCGCTCTCTTTACCGATATCCGCCTCTCTTTACTGATATCTGCCTCTCTTTACCGATATCTGTTTTTCATCCTCAATATCCACCTCTCATCCTCAATTCCCGCACTTCACCAACCACACTCCCTCCACACATTAAAAAATCCCATGCCGTCTTCCTGGCATGGGATCATCTAACTAACGCTTATTTCGTGTAATACTTGCGTACAATTTCAGCGTTATATGGAGTTAAATCTGGGTACTCTGGGTCTTTTCCAACATCAGGAGATACAACCCATGAGCGGGCACAAACTTCGCCTTCTGCTTTTTCAACGAGTACAGCAAGGTTCTCAAAACCAGCTGCTTCTGTTGGTGCAGCGTTGCGATCTCCTGCAATGGTTACTTTTGAAACGATAAATAGTTTCTCAAGCTCTCCTGCTGATTCAAGCAACTCACGAGTTTCACCACTTGCATATAAAGTTAGTGCTGAGGTTAAGGACTTTCCGATTACTTTTGCATTACGAGCTTC
The nucleotide sequence above comes from Alkalicoccobacillus plakortidis. Encoded proteins:
- a CDS encoding TraR/DksA C4-type zinc finger protein; the encoded protein is MNDYSKIKEQLTNQEQSLKKRLDDHLESEKMESLSASTGELSQYDNHPADSATDLYEREKDMALHAQLRHEYEEVQHALEKLQTGSYGVCEKTGEQIPLDRLEANPLARTLRMETNDTKPEYRPVEEEVLGGFGAHNYDGDDRETEFDGEDAYQSVARFNEQDVTYEDNVSEEDESRGSVEQYEDFLSTDMNGYQGEGSISIQHNHSYEKYTEEIDDQE